Proteins from a genomic interval of Yarrowia lipolytica chromosome 1E, complete sequence:
- a CDS encoding uncharacterized protein (Compare to YALI0E16907g, weakly similar to uniprot|P20485 Saccharomyces cerevisiae YLR133w CKI1 choline kinase, similar to Saccharomyces cerevisiae EKI1 (YDR147W) and CKI1 (YLR133W); ancestral locus Anc_8.328), with translation MAPQPDQSSMFVTSPQTQPDDSPLMTPLAVPQHAGLSQAISKLSLNTKAPGTVEKPVRPPLATRVSGPHIKLRRFSGTKSEHSSAGEEDLPPPNVNFFLDNRLPTEYFKQDILMLIHTLKIPKWKYVESTMAADMVVTRLSGALTNAVYHVAPPTYLKERLREANEGFVAKHRLPLPLLLRVYGPQVEHLIDRDSELRILQRLGRKNIGPKMMGTFTNGRFEQFFHAKTLSKEDLRDPDTSVQIAKRMRELHDHVRLLPEERMSGPGVWVNFEKWGVRAKEVLEILDNRAKTNPAAEWTCQTVVQSSWDEFLTMVAKYRSWLEHKHGGAESINKKLVFAHNDTQYGNLLRLEPPPGSPLLQPQLEHRQLIVIDFEYASPNARGFDICNHFCEWMSDYHDAQHPETIHEKAYPTVKEQLNLLNGYVEHGLESFDDEDQIQVEVDGLMEEVRDWRPAVHLYWLVWGIVQAVIDQEEDDEIREELNMETGQYTFETEEEKQQLSASSGSSANLKPSVSHSSASEVEEEEDPFDYLSYASQKAQLFWSDMIRFGLLDEKDYKGVTRFINA, from the coding sequence ATGGCCCCTCAACCCGACCAAAGCTCCATGTTTGTCACCTCTCCACAGACCCAGCCGGACGACAGTCCGCTGATGACGCCGCTGGCGGTCCCCCAGCACGCGGGACTCAGCCAGGCGATTTCCAAGCTCAGTCTCAACACCAAGGCCCCCGGCACCGTCGAGAAGCCCGTGCGACCTCCGCTGGCGACGCGGGTGTCGGGTCCACACATTAAGCTGCGACGGTTTTCGGGCACCAAGAGCGAGCACTCGTCTGCCGGCGAGGAGGATCTACCCCCGCCAAACGTGAATTTTTTCCTCGATAACCGACTCCCCACGGAGTACTTCAAGCAGGATATCCTCATGTTGATCCATACCCTCAAGATTCCCAAGTGGAAGTACGTGGAGAGCACCATGGCCGCCGACATGGTGGTCACCCGACTGTCTGGTGCGCTCACCAACGCCGTCTACCACGTTGCTCCCCCGACATACCTCAAGGAGCGGCTGCGAGAAGCCAACGAAGGCTTTGTGGCCAAACACAGGCTGCCgctgcctctgctgctACGAGTGTACGGCCCCCAGGTTGAGCATCTCATCGACCGGGACTCGGAGCTGCGAATTCTGCAGCGTCTGGGACGAAAGAACATTGGACCCAAGATGATGGGCACCTTTACCAACGGCCGGTTCGAGCAGTTCTTCCACGCAAAGACCCTGTCCAAGGAAGATCTCAGAGACCCAGACACTTCTGTGCAGATTGCCAAGCGAATGCGAGAGCTGCACGACCACGTGCGACTGCTTCCTGAAGAGCGAATGTCTGGCCCCGGAGTGTGGGTCAACTTTGAAAAGTGGGGCGTGCgagccaaggaggtgctTGAGATTCTCGATAACCGGGCCAAGACCAACCCTGCCGCCGAATGGACTTGCCAGACCGTTGTGCAGAGCTCCTGGGACGAATTCCTGACCATGGTTGCCAAGTACCGAAGCTGGCTGGAGCACAAGCATGGAGGCGCCGAGtccatcaacaagaagctcgtCTTTGCCCACAACGATACACAGTACGGCAATCTGCTGCGTCTGGAGCCCCCGCCAGGCTCTCCTCTGCTGCAACCTCAGCTGGAGCACAGACAGCTCATTGTCATTGACTTTGAGTACGCATCCCCCAACGCCCGAGGCTTTGATATCTGTAACCACTTTTGCGAGTGGATGTCCGACTACCACGATGCTCAGCATCCCGAAACCATTCATGAGAAGGCCTATCCTACCGtcaaggagcagctcaacCTTCTCAACGGCTACGTGGAGCATGGTCTGGAGTCCTTTGATGACGAGGACCAGATCCAGGTCGAGGTGGACGGACTCATGGAAGAGGTGCGTGACTGGCGACCCGCCGTGCACCTCTACTGGCTCGTGTGGGGTATTGTGCAGGCTGTGATTGAccaggaggaagacgatGAGATCCGAGAGGAGCTGAACATGGAAACTGGCCAGTACACGTttgagaccgaggaggagaagcagcaaTTGTCCGCGTCTTCCGGCTCTTCTGCCAATCTCAAACCGTCCGTGAGTCACTCATCTGCTTCGgaagtggaagaggaggaagaccCCTTTGACTACCTCAGCTACGCGTCCCAGAAGGCCCAACTCTTCTGGAGCGACATGATCAGATTCGGGCTCTTGGACGAGAAAGACTACAAGGGAGTCACCCGGTTTATTAATGCGTAG
- a CDS encoding uncharacterized protein (Compare to YALI0E16929g, similar to uniprot|P19262 Saccharomyces cerevisiae YDR148c KGD2 2-oxoglutarate dehydrogenase complex E2 component, similar to Saccharomyces cerevisiae KGD2 (YDR148C); ancestral locus Anc_8.329): MLRTIRSQSMRMASASSRRMLSSAASTSMLRQTLKAPSMTAQVTRPTVMTFKPVLLSRGYADVVEVPPMAESLTEGTLTAFEKDIGDFVEADEEIATIETDKIDVAVNAPFAGTITEFLVKPDDTVTVGQPLLKIERGEGSSSGGSKPPKEKKEEKTEEKEEPAPKEESAPAPKKEEAPKKEESAPAPKKEEKKPAPKEEKKTDATEGLGGFRKEERVKMNRMRLRIAERLKESQNTAASLTTFNEVDMSSLMEMRKLYKDEMLKKTGTKLGFMGAFSKAAALAMRDVPAVNAAIEGPNGGDTIVYRDYVDISVAVATPKGLVTPVVRNVDQLDVMGIEKAIHDLGVKARDNKITLEDMAGGTFTISNGGVFGSLFGTPIINMPQTAVLGLHGVKDRAVVVDGQVVSRPMMYLALTYDHRVLDGREAVVFLRTIKELIEDPRKMLLM, translated from the coding sequence ATGCTTAGAACAATCAGATCCCAATCCATGCGAATGGCCTCCGCCTCGTCGCGAAGAATGCTGTCTTCCGCCGCCTCCACATCCATGCTAAGACAAACGCTCAAGGCTCCCTCCATGACCGCTCAGGTCACTCGACCCACCGTCATGACCTTCAAGCCTGTTCTGCTGTCCCGAGGATACGCCGACGTTGTTGAGGTGCCTCCCATGGCCGAGTCTCTGACTGAGGGTACTCTGACCGCCTTTGAGAAGGACATTGGAGACTTTGTCGAGGCCGATGAGGAGATCGCCACCATCGAGACCGATAAGATTGATGTTGCCGTCAACGCTCCCTTCGCCGGAACCATCACCGAGTTCCTGGTCAAGCCCGACGACACCGTCACTGTCGGCCAGCCTCTTCTCAAGATTGAGCGAGGCGAGGGCTCCAGCAGCGGTGGCTCCAAGCCTcccaaggagaagaaggaggagaagacggaggagaaggaggagcctgctcccaaggaggagtctgcCCCTGCCCctaagaaggaggaggcccccaagaaggaggagtctgcccctgctcccaagaaggaggagaagaagcccgctcccaaggaggagaagaagaccgaTGCCACCGAGGGTCTCGGCGGCTTCCGAAAGGAGGAGCGAGTCAAGATGAACCGAATGCGACTTCGAATTGCTGAGCGACTCAAGGAGTCCCAGAACACCGCCGCTTCTCTGACCACCTTCAACGAGGTCGACATGTCCTCTCTGATGGAGATGCGAAAGCTCTACAAGGATgagatgctcaagaagaccggCACCAAGCTTGGTTTCATGGGTGCCTTCTCCAAGGCCGCCGCTCTGGCCATGCGAGACGTTCCTGCCGTCAACGCTGCCATTGAGGGCCCCAACGGTGGTGACACCATTGTCTACCGAGACTACGTTGACATTTCTGTCGCCGTCGCCACCCCCAAGGGTCTGGTGACCCCCGTTGTCCGAAACGTTGACCAGCTCGACGTCATGGGCATTGAGAAGGCCATTCACGACCTCGGTGTCAAGGCCCGAGACAACAAGATCACTCTTGAGGATATGGCCGGCGGAACCttcaccatctccaacggtggtgtttttggcTCTCTCTTCGGTACCCCCATCATTAACATGCCCCAGACTGCCGTTCTCGGTCTGCATGGTGTCAAGGACCGAGCTGTCGTTGTTGACGGCCAGGTTGTTTCTCGACCAATGATGTACCTTGCATTGACCTACGATCACCGAGTTCTCGATGGTCGTGAGGCTGTCGTTTTCCTCCGAACtatcaaggagctcattgaGGATCCTCGAAAGATGCTCCTTATGTAA